CAGGCCCGGGCTGCTGGTGCTGGCTCTGGGGGGCTCTGCTTCAGTGCCCACGGTACCCCCCGCCGCGGAGAGACCTCACTTCGTCAGCCTCCCCACTTCCACCTCTTCCCTCAGAGCCTGCTCTGCCCTCCCTTGGGAACCAAGTGGGCTCTGGCTCAGCCTGTGGTCTGTGGCTCCTGCTGCTTCCCGGCCCCTCTTCCTCCAGCCAGAGCCCCAACCCTGAGGCTCAGACCCAAGGGGACCTACAGTTTCTGGGCCTTTGGGTACAGGAGTCCAGGAGGAGCCTTGGCTGGGGGGCtcttctggctctgcctctgcctctacTGGCTCTGGGACCCAGCTGAGCCTTGCCCTTtctcctgtaaaatgggcacaagcATGCATCCCTGTCTTGTTGGCCTCCCAGGATTGCTGTGGTCGTCCAGTGAGATGGCCCAGTACAGGGCCTAGAACAGTATTTGCTCAATAGATGCGGTTAAGGGAGTGAAATAAAAGTTGGGAGATGGCTTTTTCACGTGGCCCTCTCCTGTGTGCGTGTGGCGTTTCCATTCTTAGTTTCATGGAGGAGCAGCACCGTGGAGCGACGCTCACGGCGTCACTGTGAAGGCCCAGCTGGGGTCTCTGATCCAGGACGCAGCCGTATTCCTGCCTGGGAGGGACCAGGCAGTGAGGGTCTCCCTCTCTGAGGGGAGGCCTGGCGGCTGGGCTAGGGGTGGGGGCACTGCAGCCTTCACTGGCTCTCGCCTCATCTGCTCTTCTTGCCTGGAGGGTCCCACAGAGATTGAACCTCCGGCTGCTCATGGAGGCCTGAAATTAACCCTCTGCCCTGGACCTGGTGTCTGCCCATTCCTTCTCCACGGGGCTTGAGAGACAAAGCTACCAGGCTGAAGCTGCCCGGGGTCCGTGTGTAAGTGTGGGGTGCAACTGCCGTCAAATGGCACCATTCCCCTGCCGTAGGGCTGCCCCTTTCCCTAGATGGCAGGGTCAGTAGGCATGTGGCTGCAACACTTCGTTACCCACCTTAAGTCTGCGAGAGGAAAAACAGGTACAGGTAACAAGTGAGTGGTCAGCAGTGGCCACATGTGGGCAGCCAGAGGCATGAGCAAAGTCCCTTTGGTCAGTGGCAGCCACAAAGGCCCAGGCTTCCGGGAGGCCCCAGTTGGTGCCCTTGGGGTCGCCTGCCTGGTTCCGGCAATAAATAACATGAGGacccaaaaaccaaaccaaaacaaaaaatacaaccAGTATCTTTTGGGGTGGGTGGTGCGGGACTGTTTAAATTATCGGCCTTCCCTGGGCCACTAGGTGGTTGCTGGGCACAGGGCTGGGCGGCGGTCACCGGCACGTGTGCAGCTCCACGAGCCGCTGGCACTGCCGGCACTTGACGAAGCAGCACCAGTGGAATTTGCAGCTGCAGCGCTCGGCCAGCTCTACCTGTGCTGTGTGGAAGCCGCGGCCGCAGCACAGCAGCTCACAGCCGTCGATGGCCTTGGACGTCTTGTTGCACGTGCGGCCCCTCGTGCCCAGCACGCCGCTGCGCGTGTCCTGCTCGCAGAAGTCCGGGCTGGGCTCCAAGTACACCAGGTCCTCATCTGTGTGCGGCTTGAACTGCGCATTGCGCGGCACCAGCGCCCTGGAGGAGCCCACACGGCGTGGCTCCACCTCCGTGGCGCCGTCAAACTTCTCCTTCAGCGCGTGGCCCACCTGGCGGAAGGGCGGCACGGCTCGCCAGCACGTCTTTACCTCGCAGGAGCCCGACACCCCGTGGCACTTGCACTCCACCCGCATGTGAGTCAGGATAgcctgcggggggcggggaggggagaggggccatCAGGAGATGtcaggggaggcgggggaggggctgctggggggCGGACGAGCCGGGGCAGGGACGGGGGCATGGCGCAGAATTGGACAAAGATGTAGGGTCCTGCTTCCTCTGTATTGAGCTCCTGCTGTATGCCATGGTGGGCTGGTAAGCTGTGTTGGGAACAAAGATACTGTCCTTGCCCTTGGGGCACTCGGAGTTGATGGAGGAGAGACATGTTAAAGGGCAGTGTCATACGAAACCGTGAAAAGTGACGTGTTGGGGAAGAACACGGCTGCATTGAACCTGCACAGGAACCTCGAAGAGTAGGTACTGAGATAGCAGATGGTATTGTAGTTAAGCACACAGTCTTCGCAGTGACACGGAGAAATCCTAACCCCGCTACTTGTTAGGGGGGTGTGTGCGTGACAAAGGGGGATGGAGACACACCtgtgtgcacatatatgtgtgggtGGGGGCGTGTTGGGGGACGTGTGTGCTACACTGGGGGCCGCTCACACCGTTCTGTGATGCCAGCTTACCTGTCCGCCCCCTCCCCGTGCCCCCCGCCCCATAGGAGGTGCCTGGTACCGGCCAGAGCCCAACAAGTGTTTTCTgaggggcaggtgggtgggggagagcGTCTGGGGACCTTGCCGAGCCCGGCCTTTCCCGGCCGGCCGTGAGGGCGCTAGGGCCGCATGCACTACCTTCCTGCCGGCCTCGTTGTTGTGGAGGTTCATGAGGGCCCGGCTGGACGAGGCCCCCTTGCTCCTCTCCCGCACGTCCACAAATGACTGTGAGAAGGCCACGCCGTAGGCGATGTTGTCCGAGCATCCTGACCACTGGAAgcctgggtggggagggcatgCGGGGTCCGCGGGTGAGTGAGGGCCCGGGCCCCGGCCCCTGCCCTGCCACGCATGCCCTCCCCACCGCCCGCACTTACCCTGTGGGCTGACCCCGTGTACCGTCCGGTCACAGCCGCACTTTTCCAGCTCCCCACTGCTGCACGCCCGCGTCACCGCAAAGGCCACACCTGCCGAAGAGATGGCGTACACGAAGGCCGCCTCCCGAGTCcctgtgggagggaggcagagggggggcagggctgggtccagTGCTCCTCCCCGCACCCTCCTTTTTAGAGGAGAGGCGTAGATGGGACTCCTGAACCACGGAGGACCGGGGAGAGAGCAAGGCAGGCTGACTCCCGGGGGGCCGGAGTCACGCCGTGCTGGCGCTTATTCTTACCCACCAATGGCCAACATACTTACACACGCCAGACACTGCCCTGCGGTCTTCACGTGTGCTGGTCATTTATCCTCCCCGCACCCGTCAGGTGAGTACAGTTATTATCCCCGCTTTCAGAGGGATTAGCCAACTtgtcccaggccacacagcatgGGGTTGAGCAGCCAGATGGTCCAGCTTCAGTGCCCGGAGCACCGTCAGTTACTGCTCTCACAACCTCTCCGGCAGGTTAGAGATGTTAACGTCATTTTATGAGAGACAAGACAGGCGTGGGAGAGGTGAATTAACTTACCAAGACCTCAGAAGTAGCAGGCTGGCCTGTCAACCCAGCTCTTTTTGTGCCTATTCCCCAGCTGGCCCCTCTAGGCTCTGATGGGGTCCCCCGCCCGAAGAACCTGCCCCAGCCCTTCCTGCTGAGGCTCGGCCCATTTCTGAGACCACCTTGCTTCCTTATACCTCTAAGAGTAAACTGTAATGACAATGGCCCCACCGCTTACCAGGATCACTGCTGAAGAGGGGATGCCCTCTACCATCGGAAGCTTTATctgt
This region of Physeter macrocephalus isolate SW-GA unplaced genomic scaffold, ASM283717v5 random_558, whole genome shotgun sequence genomic DNA includes:
- the WNT4 gene encoding protein Wnt-4 isoform X1, whose amino-acid sequence is MSPRSCLRSLRLLVFAVFSAAASNWLYLAKLSSVGSISEEETCEKLKGLIQRQVQMCKRNLEVMDSVRRGAQLAIEECQYQFRNRRWNCSTLDSLPVFGKVVTQGKGNVSFTSFPARGRAWQGGDSQGMSSSGREQVGARTQGAEEGRHGSVRPDAGTREAAFVYAISSAGVAFAVTRACSSGELEKCGCDRTVHGVSPQGFQWSGCSDNIAYGVAFSQSFVDVRERSKGASSSRALMNLHNNEAGRKAILTHMRVECKCHGVSGSCEVKTCWRAVPPFRQVGHALKEKFDGATEVEPRRVGSSRALVPRNAQFKPHTDEDLVYLEPSPDFCEQDTRSGVLGTRGRTCNKTSKAIDGCELLCCGRGFHTAQVELAERCSCKFHWCCFVKCRQCQRLVELHTCR
- the WNT4 gene encoding protein Wnt-4 isoform X2; this translates as MSPRSCLRSLRLLVFAVFSAAASNWLYLAKLSSVGSISEEETCEKLKGLIQRQVQMCKRNLEVMDSVRRGAQLAIEECQYQFRNRRWNCSTLDSLPVFGKVVTQGTREAAFVYAISSAGVAFAVTRACSSGELEKCGCDRTVHGVSPQGFQWSGCSDNIAYGVAFSQSFVDVRERSKGASSSRALMNLHNNEAGRKAILTHMRVECKCHGVSGSCEVKTCWRAVPPFRQVGHALKEKFDGATEVEPRRVGSSRALVPRNAQFKPHTDEDLVYLEPSPDFCEQDTRSGVLGTRGRTCNKTSKAIDGCELLCCGRGFHTAQVELAERCSCKFHWCCFVKCRQCQRLVELHTCR
- the WNT4 gene encoding protein Wnt-4 isoform X3 encodes the protein MSPRSCLRSLRLLVFAVFSAAASNWLYLAKLSSVGSISEEETCEKLKGLIQRQVQMCKRNLEVMDSVRRGAQLAIEECQYQFRNRRWNCSTLDSLPVFGKVVTQGVAFAVTRACSSGELEKCGCDRTVHGVSPQGFQWSGCSDNIAYGVAFSQSFVDVRERSKGASSSRALMNLHNNEAGRKAILTHMRVECKCHGVSGSCEVKTCWRAVPPFRQVGHALKEKFDGATEVEPRRVGSSRALVPRNAQFKPHTDEDLVYLEPSPDFCEQDTRSGVLGTRGRTCNKTSKAIDGCELLCCGRGFHTAQVELAERCSCKFHWCCFVKCRQCQRLVELHTCR